One Mycolicibacterium pulveris genomic region harbors:
- a CDS encoding R2-like ligand-binding oxidase, translating into MTRKFSHSLTAGGLNWDSLPLKLFAGGNAKFWDPADIDFSRDREDWEALSELERDWATRLCAQFIAGEEAVTQDIQPFMAAMRAEGRLGDEMYLTQFAFEEAKHTQVFRLWLDAVGMTGDLQHYLDDLPSYRKMFYEELPESLDALATDPSPAAQVRASATYNHVIEGMMALTGYYAWHRICVDRGILPGMQELVRRIGDDERRHMAWGTFTCRRHVAADEANWSVFETRMNELIPLALSNTEDAFALYDEIPFGLTMDEFQTYAADKGMRRLGTIGSARGRPLAEIDVDYSPVQLEDAFAEEDRASLASSV; encoded by the coding sequence ATGACACGAAAGTTCTCACACTCACTCACCGCAGGCGGGCTCAACTGGGACAGCCTGCCTCTGAAACTGTTCGCGGGAGGCAACGCCAAGTTCTGGGATCCCGCCGATATCGACTTCTCGCGCGATCGCGAGGATTGGGAAGCGCTGTCGGAGCTGGAACGAGACTGGGCCACCCGGCTGTGCGCCCAGTTCATCGCCGGTGAGGAAGCGGTCACCCAGGATATCCAGCCGTTCATGGCGGCCATGCGGGCCGAAGGCCGACTCGGTGACGAGATGTACCTGACGCAGTTCGCGTTCGAAGAGGCCAAACACACGCAGGTGTTCCGGTTGTGGCTGGACGCCGTCGGGATGACCGGCGACCTCCAGCACTATCTCGATGACCTTCCGTCGTACCGCAAGATGTTCTACGAGGAGCTCCCGGAGTCGTTGGACGCCCTGGCCACCGATCCCTCGCCGGCGGCCCAGGTGCGGGCTTCGGCGACCTACAACCACGTCATCGAGGGCATGATGGCGTTGACGGGATATTATGCGTGGCATCGGATTTGCGTGGACCGCGGCATCCTGCCCGGCATGCAGGAGCTGGTACGGCGCATCGGCGACGACGAACGCCGCCACATGGCCTGGGGAACGTTCACCTGTCGGCGCCACGTCGCTGCCGACGAGGCCAACTGGTCGGTGTTCGAGACGCGGATGAACGAACTGATTCCGTTGGCGCTCAGCAACACCGAAGACGCGTTCGCCCTCTACGACGAGATCCCCTTCGGCCTGACGATGGACGAGTTCCAGACCTACGCCGCCGACAAGGGCATGCGCCGGCTCGGAACGATCGGCAGTGCACGCGGACGGCCGCTGGCTGAGATCGACGTCGACTACTCACCGGTTCAGCTGGAAGACGCGTTCGCAGAAGAAGATCGGGCGTCGTTGGCGTCGTCGGTCTAG
- a CDS encoding carboxymuconolactone decarboxylase family protein: MTRRNGTDDTDRPLLTPLTADEWGDDEYEALGALMGIPGDQVPRAGSGHPRDPLNFDIIGVLVRHPKMARVFLSYNAFLLQQGELPLRLRELAVLRLAHVRRSAFFWGEHYRVATAGGLPETDIARVARGNDEFDGVDRLVLEATDKMLADGRADASTWQRLVDELGTHQAMELIFVVGTYAMLATACDTWRLAPPPGSPELP; this comes from the coding sequence TTGACGCGTCGCAACGGGACGGACGACACCGACCGGCCCCTGCTGACACCGCTGACGGCCGACGAGTGGGGTGACGACGAGTACGAGGCGCTCGGCGCGCTGATGGGCATACCCGGCGACCAGGTGCCGCGGGCGGGTTCGGGGCACCCGAGGGACCCGCTGAACTTCGACATCATCGGGGTGCTGGTCCGCCACCCCAAAATGGCACGGGTGTTCTTGAGCTACAACGCCTTTCTGTTGCAGCAGGGCGAGCTTCCGCTGCGCCTGCGCGAACTTGCCGTGCTCAGGCTGGCGCATGTTCGGCGGTCCGCTTTCTTCTGGGGCGAGCACTACCGGGTCGCCACCGCAGGTGGTCTACCGGAGACCGACATCGCCCGCGTGGCCCGCGGTAACGACGAGTTCGACGGCGTGGACCGGCTGGTGCTCGAGGCGACCGACAAGATGCTCGCCGACGGACGCGCCGACGCGTCGACGTGGCAGCGCCTGGTCGACGAGCTCGGCACCCATCAGGCGATGGAGCTCATCTTCGTCGTCGGCACATACGCGATGTTGGCGACGGCATGTGACACCTGGCGGCTCGCGCCGCCGCCGGGTAGCCCCGAACTGCCCTAG